TCGTCACCGTCTCGAGTTCACGCGCGGGCGAAGACGATCCCGACGATCCTGGCGGAGACACGATTCAAGCGTGTTTCGAGGCCGGGGGCCACGAGATCAGCGAACGCCTGCTGGTTCGCGACGATTATTCAGCAATTCGGACTGCTGTTCGAGGGCTGGTCGCGCGCCGAGATATCGACGTGGTGTGTACTACTGGCGGTACCGGCGTCACCGTCGACGACGTCTCCCCGGAGGCGACGGCGTCCCTGTTCGAGCGGGAACTACCGGGATTCGGCGAGTTGTTCCGCTCGCTCTCGTGGGACGAAGTCGGTACTCGGGCGATGGCCTCGCGCGCGACAGCTGGGATCGCCGTCGACACGCCGGTCTTCTGCCTTCCCGGCAGCAAGAGCGCCTGCGAAACCGCCTGCGAGGAACTGATCGTCCCCGAGACGCCACACCTCGCCGGACTGGCGACACGTCACCGCGCCGGAACGAGCGACCAGACGCTCGCGGACTATCAGCACGAATAGCCTCGACGCTCGTCTCCTCCTTCATCAGAGAGTCTGCAGTGACTCCACCGGCGAGCAGTCAACATCCCTGAACCAGCCTTTATTGAACGCGAACACGTCCATTCGAATGCTATGTGTCATCACTTCGAATCCCTGGCCGACCTCGAAGCCGAGGAGCGTGCGGACGTACTCGAGAACCACAGCGAAGACGAACTGGACGCTGCACTGAGCGACGACGAACTCGAGGCGTTGCGTGCGTAGGCGTCGTCCATCCTTTTTATCGTGCAGACTGGACAGCAAACGTTAATTAGCACGCGCGATTTCTCCCGATTGGAGGGCCCTTAGCTCAGTCTGGTTAGAGCGCTCGGCTCATAACCGAGTGGTCGATGGTTCGAATCCGTCAGGGCCCATCCGCAAAAAACACGAAGCGTAGCCGAATTGAATTGGCTTCAGAGCGGTTTCTGAACGGGTCGAAACGTCAATATTCCACTTCGATATCACCGGTCACTGAACCGGATCCGAACAAGTCACCAGTTCCGGGTCGTCGCCGTCCTGCGAAATTAGTAGCCGAAACGGGGTGGTCAGCGTGACGGTCGCACCGTGGCCGTCGGTCGACAACTCGACGTGTCGCCACTGCGGTGCCCACGTCACGGACCAGTTCCGTCGCGTCTTCGGTGACGATGACGACCGGGCTCACCGCTGTGGCGACTGCGATAGCTACGGTCGGTTGAGCCGGGGTTCTGCAGCTGGCGTCGACGTACCAGTTCCAGATCCAGAGACATCGCCCGGCCGCTACGGAGGTGGGGTCGATGTGTAGCGAGTTCGTTCGAGCGAGCGAACTGTACGATATCGACTGGAGAATCCGAAATC
This portion of the Natrinema salinisoli genome encodes:
- a CDS encoding DUF7563 family protein gives rise to the protein MVSVTVAPWPSVDNSTCRHCGAHVTDQFRRVFGDDDDRAHRCGDCDSYGRLSRGSAAGVDVPVPDPETSPGRYGGGVDV
- a CDS encoding MogA/MoaB family molybdenum cofactor biosynthesis protein — translated: MTSDHDDRRSTDDHGHDIIDPLHVGIVTVSSSRAGEDDPDDPGGDTIQACFEAGGHEISERLLVRDDYSAIRTAVRGLVARRDIDVVCTTGGTGVTVDDVSPEATASLFERELPGFGELFRSLSWDEVGTRAMASRATAGIAVDTPVFCLPGSKSACETACEELIVPETPHLAGLATRHRAGTSDQTLADYQHE